The DNA sequence AACACACAATGTCCGTATTGACCAGAACCACCGGATTGGCGTATATAACGGCCTTCCGCTTTGGCCTTTGTTCGAACCGCTTCTTTATAGGCAACCTGCGGCCTGCCAACGTTAGCCTCAACACCAAACTCACGGCGCATACGATCTGTAATTATCTCAAGGTGCAACTCGCCCATTCCAGAGATGACCGTTTGGCCTGTCTCAGTATCGGACGTCACTTGGAATGTCGGGTCTTCCTGCGACAACCGATGTAACGCTAAAGACAGCTTCTCTTGGTCAGCCTGTGTCTTAGGCTCAACCGCAACTCCGATAACCGGTTCAGGGAAACTAATCTGTTCTAAAACCACCTGATTATCTTGCGGACAGAGCGAACTTCCTGTTGTCGCTTCGTTCAAACCAATCACACCGACGATATCACCGGAATATGCTTCTTCGACATCCTCCCGAGAATTTGCATGCATCTGGAGGATTCGACCAACACGCTCACGCTTCTCTTTGTTCGCATTGTAGATCATCGACCCTTTTGTCAGAACACCAGAGTATATCCTAAGATAAGTCAAGCGGCCAACGAAGGGGTCCGACATAATCTTAAACACAAATGCGCACAGCGGTTCAGTGTCGCTCGGCTCACGGGTTACCGATTCTCCATTTTCAGGATTGATCCCCGTTACCGAACCAATATCCAACGGAGAAGGCAGGTAATCAATTACCGCATTCATCAAGGGCTGTATACCTTTATTCTTGAATGCCGACCCACACAACACCGGCATTATCTTGCTGGCGATGGTGTTCTTCCGAATAGCCTCGCGTATTTCGTCAACCGTTACTGGTTCGTTTTCAAGGTACTTGGCCATGATGCTGTCATCAACATCAGCTAAGGCCTCTATCAATTTATCATGATGCTCGGCAGCTTCATCTTTCAAGTACGCCGGTATATCAGTCACTTCAAAATCTTTTCCGGTACCGTTCTCGTAGATGATAGCATTCATCTTAACAAGGTCAATAATGCCCTGGAATTCAGCTTCTTTACCGATGGGTATCTGAATCGGCACCGCATTTGCTCCAAGGCGAGTACGAATTGACTCGACAACCTTAAAGAAATCTGCTCCAAGCCGGTCCATCTTATTAACCATTGCGATACGCGGTACTTCATACTTGTTCGCCTGGCGCCAAACCGTTTCCGATTGAGGCTGAACACCACCGACCGCGCAAAACAAAGCAACAACCGCATCCAGCACACGCATCGAGCGTTCGACTTCAACCGTGAAGTCAACGTGCCCAGGCGTATCTATTATATTGATTCGATGGCCTTCCCAAAAACAGGTGGTTGCTGCTGAGGTAATGGTAATACCACGCTCTTGTTCCTGTTCCATCCAGTCCATCGTCGCTGCGCCTTGATCGACCTCACCTATCCGGTGAATTCGCCCTGTGTAATATAAGATGCGTTCGGTAGTTGTTGTCTTACCGGCATCGATATGGGCCGCGATTCCTATATTTCTTGTTGTTTCCAATGCTTGAGTACGAGGCATATAATTCAACTTTTCCCGCTGGATGACTTCTTTACCAACGATAGTGTGCAAAAGCTTTGTTGGCATCCGCCATGCGGTGTGTATCTTCGCGCTTTTTAATGGCTGAACCTGTGTTGTTAGCCGCATCAAGAATTTCGCCGCTTAATCTCTCGACCATTGTATTGCCGGATCTTCTGCGGGCTGCAAATAGCAGCCAACGAAAAGCCAGTGAGCGACGTCGATGACCGGGTACCTCCATGGGAACCTGGTAGGTTTGACCGCCAACACGCCTTGGTCGCACTTCGACCATCGGCATTACGTTCCGGATTGCCTGATCAAATATTTCGCCGGCAGGTTTGCCAGCCTTTTCTTCAACCAGCTTCATCGCGGTGTAAAATATTTTCTCGGCGACGCTTTTCTTGCCGCCATACATCATGCGGTTAATAAACCGCGCAATAATCTCACTACCGTAAATCGGATCTGGAGCTACTAATCTCTTCGGGATTTCGCCTCTTCCTGGCATACTCTACTCCTACTTACCTGCCGTCTTCTTAGGTCGTTTAGTGCCGTACTTCGATCGTCCCTGCATTCTATTCGCAGTACCGGCTGTTTGCTGAGTTCCGCGAATTATATGATAGCGCACACCAGGAAGGTCCTTAACGCGTCCACCGCGTACTAAGACCACTGAGTGCTCTTGCAGGTTATGACCGACACCTGGGATATAAGCGGTAATTTCCTGTCCGTTGGTTAAACGAACACGAGCCACCTTACGCAACGCCGAGTTCGGCTTTTTAGGCGTGATGGTTCGTACAATCGTACATACCCCACGCTTCTGCGGATGATCCTGCAGCGCGGGAGCTTTCGATTTCTTCGTTACCTTTAATCGTGGCTTGCGAACGAGCTGGTTAACTGTCGGCATCTAATCTCCTCATAAATCTAACTTTGCGTATGCGTCAGAGCCGTCAAAGCATTCGAGGGAGAGTGTACCCTATTTCAGGCATTAAAAAACCCCTCGCTCGGACAAAGGGGGTGCGGGTTCCGGTGCTCATAATCAATCACTACATATGCGATGGAGCGAACTATATTGCACAACGCGGGGCTACGAACAACGCGGGCTCGTCCACTTACTACCCTGCGCCCAAACCACGCCCTCCTTCCGATATTTCGGCTCAACGTCAGCGGTTCCGACCGCCACTGTCGAGGAACTATTATATACCAGAAACTAAAACCTTGTCAAGCATGCCACCCCACGATTTCAACCCTTTTTTGCCAGTTCCGTAGCTGAGGGGTTTAAAGCGATTTAAAAGAATCGTTCCCTAAACCAGGAAATCGACTCAAGTTATCATTTTCCCGTAGATCCAAAGTTTGTGATGATGTAGATGAAGCCTTAGTCATCAATCATATGTTTATTGTTATAGCTGGGGGCAAGCTGCTGGCTTTCTGCTTTTATCCATAGAGATTGACTCTCCATTAGATCCATCAATTCGAGATAGCGGCTCTAAAAGAATTTCACCGTTGGTTGAATGACCAACG is a window from the bacterium genome containing:
- the rpsG gene encoding 30S ribosomal protein S7 gives rise to the protein MPGRGEIPKRLVAPDPIYGSEIIARFINRMMYGGKKSVAEKIFYTAMKLVEEKAGKPAGEIFDQAIRNVMPMVEVRPRRVGGQTYQVPMEVPGHRRRSLAFRWLLFAARRRSGNTMVERLSGEILDAANNTGSAIKKREDTHRMADANKAFAHYRW
- the rpsL gene encoding 30S ribosomal protein S12, translating into MPTVNQLVRKPRLKVTKKSKAPALQDHPQKRGVCTIVRTITPKKPNSALRKVARVRLTNGQEITAYIPGVGHNLQEHSVVLVRGGRVKDLPGVRYHIIRGTQQTAGTANRMQGRSKYGTKRPKKTAGK
- the fusA gene encoding elongation factor G gives rise to the protein MPRTQALETTRNIGIAAHIDAGKTTTTERILYYTGRIHRIGEVDQGAATMDWMEQEQERGITITSAATTCFWEGHRINIIDTPGHVDFTVEVERSMRVLDAVVALFCAVGGVQPQSETVWRQANKYEVPRIAMVNKMDRLGADFFKVVESIRTRLGANAVPIQIPIGKEAEFQGIIDLVKMNAIIYENGTGKDFEVTDIPAYLKDEAAEHHDKLIEALADVDDSIMAKYLENEPVTVDEIREAIRKNTIASKIMPVLCGSAFKNKGIQPLMNAVIDYLPSPLDIGSVTGINPENGESVTREPSDTEPLCAFVFKIMSDPFVGRLTYLRIYSGVLTKGSMIYNANKEKRERVGRILQMHANSREDVEEAYSGDIVGVIGLNEATTGSSLCPQDNQVVLEQISFPEPVIGVAVEPKTQADQEKLSLALHRLSQEDPTFQVTSDTETGQTVISGMGELHLEIITDRMRREFGVEANVGRPQVAYKEAVRTKAKAEGRYIRQSGGSGQYGHCV